The Silene latifolia isolate original U9 population chromosome X, ASM4854445v1, whole genome shotgun sequence genome contains the following window.
AGTATGCATATAACGATCACCGTCTAGAGTTATATTACCTAGCGGAGTAGGGGCCTCGAATAAATTAGGCCTTCTAGATAATTTTTATACAAAGATTAGACATGGGTACATGACCAAGACAGGGGGTCGAGTGTCAGTCTCGGTTGTACaagtaatttttttatttttttatttgttttttaggGAATAAGAAAGTAGTATtaaaatttctagtattatcaaagatgtgaaattagacttcattttttttatgagatgataattaaacattgcttttgtgaagccaacaaggttgctgacttcatggcttttATTGGACATTCATTtacaactctttcgaggtggtttgatagccggtggcttcaacttacctccctcatttgAAAGGATAAGATAGGTTAGtactaccctagaggatcaacctagttttcttacctaatcagaTATTTGTAAACCATAAAAATCCGTACCTGCGATAATCAATAAAGAGGCACAAAAATAATACGGAAAATAAGAGTTTTATTATTGAATGATTAAGGGTTACAATTTTCGTAACTCTCTTGATTCCATCTCTAAGGgatagggatggcagtgggtcggggacccgacccagaccctgagggtcggaccctaacgggtcgggtatgggtctcattttttcagacccaatgggtatgggtcgggtatgggtcttaagaaaatatttcgggtccgggtctaagttatgagacccatacccgacccttagaccctttattaaagaaaaaaaatcaaaattacaacttttctgaattcatactggcagactgtagaaacccaactaaagtctctttctcttccctcatcccataaagtgataaaactcaaccaaactcttctgacaataccgcCACTCCACCACTGaaacaagaaaaccaccaccacaaagcactgatacgcgactggcaaccacctctctaatagccggcgaccgacaaccaccattaacggcagattaataaactgataatgttaaagtagtatgaatttttttttttttttaatattatagaccctatagctgttaatcttgttactaaagtggttgaaactcggacccgcgggtagacccagaccctacccttacccatagggtccgggtatgggtcctcaaattttagacccttgcatGTCCGGGTGGGCACAGTCCAAAGgaaaaatctcgggtcgggtccgggtttaggcggaccctacccagaccctacccattgtcatccctactaagggatttagggttttgatagTACTACGGGGGTCTTGATTCCATCTCtaagggatttagggttttgatagTACTACGGGGGTCTTATCGACTTAATTCCGTAGGGAGATGATGGGGTCGTTTTGTGACTTATTCCATCAtacctacaatttggtagtaggaAGACGGGGTCGTTTATTTGACCTAATCCATGCTCTCCGCTAAACCCTAAACACGGAGTTGTATTTATAGTAAAGTGGCTTGGAGGGTAGGAAGGtatattctagaatattctaagatattatcacattattttctgataattatctctaaaataataaatataccaTCTAATAAGTATTtaccaaaatataaaatttcggTGTCTACAATATTTTGTGTCCAAATTTAGGTAAGTGTAGGATTTTAACGTACCATATAAATAAGGAATGTGTTATATACGACAATCAATAATACAAATATACAATTATCGTTCTCTTATATTCTCGACCGTAGCCAAAGAGGACAGTTATTTTCTGTTTAGCAAGATTTTATTGTTTTTCTCCTGTGTTATCTCTCGTTTCCGATCAATATGTCATGGGCCGACAGTGGTACGAAAAAAATCCAACTTATTCATGATGCGTCTTCTATTTACTATTTACATCCTTCCGAAAGTCCAAGCAATTCTCTTTCCAAATATCTCCTCACGGGTGATAATTATTATACTTGGATCAAGGCCATGACTAACGCATTGGAAGGACGTAATAAACTCGGTTTTATTACTGGAGAGATTGCGCCCCCAGAGGACGCAACAAGTCCAGAATTTTCCGCTTGGAAATCTAATAATTCCATTATTTGTTCGCAGTTGTTTAATTCGGTTGATGCATCTATTCAACCCAGTATTGCTTCCCATACAATTGCTAAGTCACTATGGGACGATTTGGCTCACCGGTACTCTATCAACTACGAACATCATATTCACGAGATGAAATCAGAATATACTCTTCTTCGTCAAGGAGAACTGTCAGTTGATGCATATTACAACAAGTTCAAGTCTCTATGGTATGAACTTCGTGGCTTGGAGGATGTCACTTGTGCCTGTACATGTTCCGCTGCACCTAAGATCAGAGCGCGGGCAGAGCAAGACAAAACTTACGATTTTCTCAGGGGTCTTGATGATAACCAATTTGGGGAAATACGTACCCAAATTCTTGGCATGGATCCACTTCCGACTCTTAATAGAGCCTTTTACATTGTCATGTCTAAGGCTATGAAACTTGAAGATGACAATACTGAATCCTTTGATCAGGAGAACATTCCGATTGAGGAAGTCTTTGAGAAACTGAAATGTACGCGGGAGGGTCTAACCTCCGAAGAGGCGGCCTACAGGCTCGAATTATTTGGACCCAACAAATtagaagagaaaaaagaaaacaaaattcTGAAATTTTTGGGTTTTATCAAAGGGAATAATAACAGGATTAACCTTGATCCCAAGTGTAAGGTGCTGAGGGATAAGCAATGGAAAATGTCGGAAGCTGCCATATTGGTACCGGGAGACATTATCAGGATTACATTGGGAGACATTGTCCCTGCTGATGCACTTCTTCTCGAAGGCGATTCTATATTGGTTGACCAATCCGCCTCACGGAGAATCTCTCCGGTGACAAGGGTTCCTGGAGAGGAAGTTTTCTGTGGTTCAATATGCACACAAGGTGAGACTGAAGCTATTGTTATCGCTACTGGCGTCCACACCTTCTTCGGAAATGCAGCAGCTCACCTTGTCGACACCACAAACAATGTCGGTCACTTTAAACAAGAGTAAGATGGATATGAAGACCACTAGCCATTGCGGTCGGTATTATGTTTAATTGATCTATTGGTTCTCTTGATTTTTAGTCATGTTTGCAAATGCTTGTACAGTTCCACATTAGGTCCAACGAGTGAGTCCCGTAAAAGACGATCTCACTTGTTGGATCACCCATATGTCGTATACTCGTATCCTATCCTAACAGATCATTTGTACACTCGACTTGTTATCAACTTTCAACATTCTTGATGGTTAGATCTTGATCCATTCTCCATACGTACCAATGCACCACGAAAATGTTTTTCTATCCGCCGAATTTTATTATCTTAATAATCAACTCCAAAGAGTCAgagttggagaaattgtttaatTATCTATAAGATTGGTGAATGTAATGTATTTCTGAATGATGATAATTACAGTGAATGCTGATCTATTTATACAAAAACCTAGCATCTAATTTAGGCTAATATAGGTGTCTTGTGTAAGAATACATCCTATAGTTACAATATATGCAATACTCTAAAATATAAGTTGCTCTTTATGTTGAGATATCTTTGGAGGTGGAAGATATGGAGGATATTGGAGATATTCTGTTaatacgcccccgcaagatggacgttGCAGAGAGGAGTCCAATCTTGTCTCGTAGTTCATTGAAGCGATGCTTGGGAAGTGGTTTGGTTAGAGCATCGGCCAGTTGGTCTTTGCTAGCAATATGTTGTATACGAATGCGACCAAGTTGAAGCTGTTCCCGAACAAAGTGAAAAGAGAGTGCCATATGCTTCATTCTGGAGtgaaaaaccggatttttggcgTAGAGTGTGGCAGACATATTGTCACAATATAGCGCAGGTGCTTTAGTGATTACAATGTTGAGTTCAGTGAGGAGATTGCGAAGCCAGAGTGTTTCAGTTGTAACAGCTGCGACGGCTCGAAATTCGGCTTCTGTCGTAGAGAGTGCAAGGCCACGTTGCTTTTTGGATGACCAAGAGATGGGATTACGACCAAGGTAGATGATGTATCCAGAGGTGGAGAGATAATTGTCTTTGTCACCTGCAAAGTCGGCATCGCAGTATGCATGTAAACACATGGGAGAGAGGCGATGTAGTTGAATGCCATAGGTCTGGGTACCCTGGAGATAACGTAGTAGGCGTTTCAAAGTAGACCAGTGGTTTGAGGTTGGATGATGAAGGAATTGTGCAAGCCTATTGACTGTGAAAGCAATGTCCGGTCTGGTGAGGGAGAGATATTGGAGACTACCAACAATAGCTCGATAGTCGGAGTGGTTGTGAATTGGTTTATTGTCTTCACGAATGAGGTGTGTGTCAGCAGCCATAGGGGTTGTGATAGGTTTGGCATTAGACATGTTATATTTAAGTAAAAGATCATGAACATATTTAGACTGATTTAGATGAAGTCCAAGATGGTTGGGTGTGACTTCAATACCGAGAAAATAAGAGAGTGGTCCAAGGTCTTTAATGGAGAAGCGGTTTGCTAAATGTGTGACAAATTGTTGGAGGTGGGTATTGTCAGGTCCTGTAACTATGATGTCGTCAACATAGACTAGCATATAGATACGAGTGGTATgtgtttgtaaaataaataatgaCGAGTCAGAGATCGATTGTTTGAAACCATAGGAAGTGAGATAGGTTTTGAGTTCAGTGTGCCAAGCTCGAGGAGCTTGTTTTAGTCCATAAATAGCTTTATTTAGCTTGCAAACATAGTCTGGTTTGGACTCATCAATAAATCCCTGCGGTTGGGCCATATAGACATTGTCGGTTAATGTGCCTTGTAGGAAGGCATTATTAACGTCGAGTTGGCGTAGGGACCATGAATAGTTACAGCGAGAGATAGAATTAGCCGAACGGTGGTGGGCTTGACTACTGGACTAAATGTTTCAGTGTAATCAACACCTGGACGTTGGTGAAAGCCTTTGGCAACGAGACGAACTTTGTGCTGTTTGAGGGACCCATCGGGGTTATACTTTATGCGATAGACCCATTTGCAGCCAACTACATTTTGAGATTGATGACGAGGAACAAGAGACCAGGTATTGTTCTTGATAAGAGCTTGGAATTCGTCTTCCATTGCTTGTCGCCATTGCGAGGAAACAAGGGCTTGTTTGACGGTGTTTGGTAAGGATGTCGGTGTGACTGAAGCTTGAGCGAGATTGGCATATCGTGGGTTGGGCTTACGAATGCCATGGTCCAGCCGTGTGACAACAGTGCGAGTGGGAACCGTAGAGGGTGTTGGAGTGGGGGGCGACATGGGAGAAGTGGAGATGGAGGTGGGGGATGGAGGTTGGGTGTCGGGAGTGGGTTCGGTGGGCGGTAGAGTGGATGGTGACGGTTGGATAGTGGGCTTTCGACGGGTATATACTTGGGTTATAGGAGGTCTTGGATGAGGAGAAGGTATGGAGGGTTCAGTAGTAGGAGGTGGAATTGGAGGTAGTATTATGTGACACCAATCATCGATGGTTGTGTTGTCGGGTGGTGGCGGATTTTGGGATAGAAGACGGGTATATGGGTATTCTTCTTCAACAAATTTGACATGTCTTGAGGTGTAGAGTCGGTTTGTTTTTGGTTCAAGACAGTGATAAGTACTTTGGGTCGAAGAATACCCAACAAAGATACATGGAGTAGAGCGGTATTCGAGTTTATGTTTGGTATAGGGTCGTAACCATGGATAACATAAACAACCAAAATTATGTAATTTGGAGTAGTCGGGTTTTATATTGTGTAATTGAAAGAATGGAGTAGAGTTATGAAGAGTGGTGGTAGGCAAACGATTGATCAAATAAGTTGCCGTACTAAACGCGAATGGCCAAAGAGTGGTGGGAAGCCGAGCATGTGCTAGCAAGGCGAGTCCGGTTTCAACAATATGACGGTGTCTCCTCTCAGCGTATCCATTATGTTCCGGAGTGTGAGGAGGAGATGTATAATGACTAATACCATTGTCGAGAAGATGGTGCGTCAGTTTTTGAAATTCTCCACCATTGTCGGAGAAGAAACGTCGAATTGGTTTGTTAAAATATTTTTCAACAAGTGCTTTGAACCGAATAAAAACTTGggttgtttcggatttttgcttaAGCGGGAATAACCATACATATTTACTAAAGTGGTCAACGAATATGACATAGTATTTATATTTTTCTCTAGATAAGACGGGGCTAGTCCATAGGTCCGAGAATATTAAATCAAGCGGTGCCGTGGTTTTAAATGACGATGTCGCAAAAGGTAATTTGGTGCTTTTGCTTATTAAACATGAATCACAGTGAGAAAAATTGTTCAAACGAAATTGGAAATCTTTATTAATTAATCTCATTACATCATAAGTAGGGTGCCCTAATTTGTGATGCCATGAGTTCGGAGTTGAGCCGGGTTGTGTTGAGTAAACGGTTTTGGGCTTCGGGCTCAGCTCATAAATGCCGTTTTTAGCCTGGCCCTGCAGCAATATTGTTCCTGTCTTCAAGTCCTTAACACAAAAATTGGAAGCAGAGAACAAAACGTAAGCATTGTTATCTTTGCATAACTGTGAAATTGAAATTATATTTCTAGATATTTTCGGAACATGCAAGACATTTGACAATTTAATTGAAGATGAAGGTAAAGTAAGCGAACCTATGTTATCAATAGGGAGTGCAGAGCCATCCCCGATGATAAGATCGTCGGCACCGAGGTACGGCGAATGGAGCGCGAGTGTGTCTAGATCGAAGGCAACATGGTTGGAGGCCCCGCTGTCAAGAAGGTAGTGAGGGTTGGGCATTGGTGCGGCTGGGGTTGTGGCGGTGTGAGCCTGAGGTGCGGCCTGGTGTTGGCGAGTGGGGGGTGCAGGAAATATGATGGTGGGGAAGAGTTTGCGGAAAAGGGGACAGTCGGCGATGACATGACCGACCTGCCTGCACCATTGGCAGCGGCCTTTGAAGGGCCGTGGGGTGGGGTTGTTGTTTGGCTGGGTTTGGCCGGtggtgttgtggttgttttggTGGCGGTCATTGTGACGGTAGTGGTTGTTGTGTCGATAATTGAGGTTTGCAGTAGGTTGAAAAGGGTCGATTGTGGGGTTTTGTTTATTGAGCAGTTCATGTTGAAGCAACTTCTCATGAAGTGCTTCAAATGCAATTGGTGTGTCTCGTGCTCTAATTACGTCAATGACAGGTTTGAAGACGTTATAGTCAAGGCCCTTGAGAACCTTGGCAATGACATCTTCAGGATCTAATATTTTGCCCATAAGGGCTAATTGGTCGACACATGCCTTGATGGCGTGCATATATTCGGTTATATTTTGGTCTGCGGTTTTAACTATTGAATCGAGTCGATCCTTTAGTTGTAAAATGTGTATGCGGGACGGGTTGGCATACGTTTGTGCAAGGATGTCCCACGCCTCTTTCGAGGTGGTTGCGCGGACTATCAATGCTTGAATGGTTGGTGATAGGGTGCCCATAAGAGCACCAAGTAATAGGCCATCCTGCTTAAGCCATGTATAATAAGCAGGATTGGGTTTTTCGGATTTATCGTCCGAGGTAATTGTGGGTGACGGCTGAGGGTGAGATCCATCAAGAAAACCCAAAAGACTAAAACCAAAAAGGATGTTAGTCAGTTGGAATCTCCAAGAGGTGTAATTAACAGAGGTTAATTTCACACAGTGATTCAAATTGATCGATGTGAGCGGGTGAGTTGCATCATGTGGGTTAGGGATGGAGTTTTCAGTTGGTGACATATTGAGGCGAGGTTGAGAGGTttggatggtggtggtggtgcgttTGAATGCAGCGGCGCGCGGATAGAGGTTGTAGGAAGGTTTTTTTGTGGATCGATGGGGACTGTGTGATACCATATAAGATTGGTGAATGTAATGTATTTCTGAATGATGATAATTACAGTGAATGCTGATCTATTTATACAAAAACCTAGCATCTAATTTAGGCTAATATAGGTGTCTTGTGTAAGAATACATCCTATAGTTACAATATATGCAATACTCTAAAATATAAGTTGCTCTTTATGTTGAGATATCTTTGGAGGTGGAAGATATGGAGGATATTGGAGATATTCTGTTAATACGATTTCTTTTATAGCGATCACATTTTATTTGTACAATTTTAAATTTATTTAGCTAATTCAAAGCAACTAAATCTTATGTAAAAATCACGTTACATACATTGACTCTTAAATCACTTGCAATGCTTATGAAAAGCTTCGTCTGAGACCATAGTATATATATGCATACAACATTCACATTTCTTGTTGTTTTCTGAATCTAAGTACACCTACATCGGTGTTAAAACCGCGCTAAATCATGCTAATACAATGTGGATCCTCACTTGCTATCAAAATTAATACCGCCTAGAGTTACAGTACTTAGGCCCTAGGGGCCTCGAGTAAATTCACCCTCCTCGGTAATTTTATACAAGGATCAGACACGGGTACATGTTCAAAGGTGGACTCTACTATTTTGTGGATGATCTTCATGCTTTTGGCTTACAAGAAGTATGCAGTGTCATGTCAAACTCGGTCATACGATGTAATATGAACGATTCTTTAACTGAAACCAAAATGACTGGAAACGTACCTGTAAACTGTAATTGCAGTCACCAGTAATCACCACATGAGCAAACCCCATTCTTGAATGTATGAAATCTATTTGTGTCCCTAACAATGATTTCTCGCATGGTGATCTTCGAGATGAGCTTGATTGCAACATGGCAATCTCCACAAACCCGAAGATTCTTAGTTATTCTGATTGGCGTTGAAGGCCTGGTGTTTATCAGGGCAAACACAATAGCCAATTTCTCACTGTGAACTATAAGATGTCCTTGTTTATCCTCTTCTTCGACATCATGAAGAGCGGATTCCATCTCCGGAATATAACCTTCttctttcattttacccattaacaGCCCCAATTTCTCGTAAATCTCTTTAGACTGTGGATGAGACCTGTCTCCTGCAAGAAACGTATAAATACGACCGTTGTACTCCACATTACTAATACCAGGCGTTTTTGTCATGCCTCGACTCTTCATTAATGTTCTAAGTGAGCTAACTTCCTTCCATTTCCCTGCCTTGGCGTAGATGTTAGATAGCAAGACGTAGTATCCAGCTTGCTCGGGAGCCATGTGAAATAGATTATCAGCAGCTACTAAACCGATATTCATGTTCGAGTGCACCCAGCAAGCACCCAATAAAGCTCCCCAAACTCTTTCATTTGGCTCAATCGACATTTCCTTGATGAATGATAAAGCCTCTTCCACTCTCCCTGCTCGCCCTAAGATATCAACCATGCAACAATAATGTTCAATCCTCGGGGCTATACTGTATTTCTCGGtcattaatttataaaaatgttTCCCTTTTTCCAACATCCCTGAATGACTGCAAGCTGACATAACAGATACAAAAGCAATGGAATCCGGAATCATGCCTTCAACTCTCATTTTTGTAAACAGAGCCACGGCTTCATGACCTTGTCCACTCACACCGTAAGCAGAAATAATTGAAGTCCAAGAAACAATATCACGGGTTTGCATAGTATCAAACACGTCCTTAGCTTCACTCAGACATCCACATTTAGAATACATGTTGATTAATGCATTTTCCACTGATATATGTGGCCGAAGTCTTTTCCTGTCAACATAATTATGAATCTTCCTCCCTAGTGAGATAGCTAAAAGATCGCCACAAGCAGGAAGAATACTAGTAATGGTGACCCCATCTGGTTTCAATCCATTAGCTTCCATTTGAGCGTAAAGATCAATTGCTTCCGAAGCCATGGAATTTTTGACATACACAGCTATCATTACATTCCACGAAACCAGACTTTTCGTATCCAAACTCTCAAACATTTTCTTGACAAACATGACATTTTCATATGAAGTATCAGTAACCGCTGGCATTAAACTTGCCATTGTGCCAGCATCAGGCTTCAACTTAATCAACTCCATCTCCCTACAAATTCTCAAAGCATCATCAAAATGCCCTTTTTGCGCGTACCCGGCAACCATCGAATTCCACGAAACAACGTCTCTGACACTCATCTCATCAAGAACTTTCCTGCCATCCGCCAAAAACCCACATTTTCCATACATAGAAATCAACCCATTCCCGACAAACAAATTTAAATCAAGCCCAACTTTACACACAGCAGCATGAACCTGCAAACCAACCCACAAATTCTCAGAAGCTGAACACGCTTTCAGTACACACGGGTACGTATAATGATCCGGTCTAACATAACAACTAAACATGCCCTTAAAAACCCATAAAGCATCTTGATAATGCTGGTGCGTAACATAGCTCCTGATCATAACATTGAAAAAGACCACATTTCGGTCAGGACTTTCGTCGAACAGTTGACGGGCAACACCCAATTCACCACAACCGGCATACGCCCTAATTAATTTAAGCGCAATTGATGGATTTTCGCGAAGATTTTGATCATTGATGATATGTGAATGAAGTTTTTTCAAGGTTTTAGCATCTGGGTATGAGTTTAAAATCTTGTTACAGGAATCTTCAGTGAAAATTACATTTTGGCGGGAAAGTTTAGGGGTTAGTTGATTGTTAGTTGAGAAGTTGCGGAAATAATAGCGCCTAATAATCATCAATTAAGACTCAAATTTTGGTAGAGGCGAGGCGACAGTTTATAATGCCACGCGCCCACGCCAGAGGGTATAAagaattttttttacaaaaaggCAGATACAAAATAAGCAAAGTGGATGCCTTAGGAATTAGGATGAACGTGAACTCGTGAAATTGATATTTTTTTACGAAAAGGGTGAATCTATAAAACTTGATCAACTATTAACGCACGAGTAATCCTAATATGAGCGGATTTGGTCAAAAAGACGCAGAAATAGTCCTTAAAGACCATTACGTGTGCAAGGTCTCTTGTTCTTTGAATTTGTTATTTTGGCAAAAAATTTTGACTCTTAAAAAGGAAACAGTTTAAGAAAGTTTAAATGTCTAAAATGAATTTTAGATCTTTGATTTATCAACATAATGATAACTAGTCTAGATCCTGCGCGACTGCGCGGTTTTATAGATATGCATATTAGAGAATATAATAATTATACTAATAGTATTTAACTTCAATTgacatttaattataaaatttaatattagtaatgttttgTATTAAGAGGTAGAAAAGAGAAGGTTCAACACTTTTACTCCGTATAAGATTACCGATGTTACTACTGAAACTATTTTGTTAACTTTGTTTTTAAAAATATCATTATATCCACTAAAGACGAAAAATAAACGTTAAGTAATGAGTAATGACGTTAATATTATTACAATCAGATAAGATATGCAttgtaataaatatatttatatgttaaattaaaaaattaatcaaaatttaaatatttacatAGTATGAAGTAGAGGTAGATATCAAGTTAAAGTTTAAGAAAAAAATAATTTATACGTAAACTTTTCGTTAGAAGTAAACAATTTATGAAAACTCTTAACTTGTAATACGTTTGTATCAAAAGACGGAGTTGTAGAATTAGTTAAAAAGTGTTTGCTTAAAAAGTATTCGTGAGTAATCGTGACAATCatatttatttttaaaaataatagtAGTAAAATATTTCTATCACATCATAAATATATTATGTCTATGCAAGTTGAAAATATATTATCTGCTTTTTAGACTTATAGAATTATTTTTTGTATGGAATTAATCAGTTGGACTCAGTTAAAGATATGATGTAATGAAGCCCAGAGCCCAATATAGAGAAAaacatttaggcgggaaaattttagaatctcttattcttttagtattaGGGGGATGATCGTATAAAGAACATAATTTGTAGTGACAATTCTTTGACAGTTTCTTCCGCGCACGTTAGATTCATATTGGTTCATTACGTACCATAATTCAATAAGTTTACTCAAACTCTCTTCGGTTAAAAAATTACAACGTTGTTTTATAGTACTTCGTATAAGATAATCTTATAATGTTAGATTATATAATTGTATGGATAAGTTTAATAATAGTattcataataatataattagtaaTTTATTTTGTCGAGTAATCAATCTGTTGTTAAAATCGCTAATTTAtgtatctatttttttttttcaaatgatcgTACTATGTTGCCGGTAAGAATCGAACCTCACGGTTTGAGCAAGAGAGCTCTTACCACTTGAGCCACTCTTGTTCTTAAATTTATGTATCTATAATATTTTTTTTGGGTACATATGTACGTATCTATAATACCGAATGCAGAGCGAGAGCTGGAGAAGCATCTACGGA
Protein-coding sequences here:
- the LOC141618412 gene encoding putative pentatricopeptide repeat-containing protein At3g49142 — protein: MIIRRYYFRNFSTNNQLTPKLSRQNVIFTEDSCNKILNSYPDAKTLKKLHSHIINDQNLRENPSIALKLIRAYAGCGELGVARQLFDESPDRNVVFFNVMIRSYVTHQHYQDALWVFKGMFSCYVRPDHYTYPCVLKACSASENLWVGLQVHAAVCKVGLDLNLFVGNGLISMYGKCGFLADGRKVLDEMSVRDVVSWNSMVAGYAQKGHFDDALRICREMELIKLKPDAGTMASLMPAVTDTSYENVMFVKKMFESLDTKSLVSWNVMIAVYVKNSMASEAIDLYAQMEANGLKPDGVTITSILPACGDLLAISLGRKIHNYVDRKRLRPHISVENALINMYSKCGCLSEAKDVFDTMQTRDIVSWTSIISAYGVSGQGHEAVALFTKMRVEGMIPDSIAFVSVMSACSHSGMLEKGKHFYKLMTEKYSIAPRIEHYCCMVDILGRAGRVEEALSFIKEMSIEPNERVWGALLGACWVHSNMNIGLVAADNLFHMAPEQAGYYVLLSNIYAKAGKWKEVSSLRTLMKSRGMTKTPGISNVEYNGRIYTFLAGDRSHPQSKEIYEKLGLLMGKMKEEGYIPEMESALHDVEEEDKQGHLIVHSEKLAIVFALINTRPSTPIRITKNLRVCGDCHVAIKLISKITMREIIVRDTNRFHTFKNGVCSCGDYW